In Phaeobacter gallaeciensis DSM 26640, a genomic segment contains:
- a CDS encoding aromatic/alkene/methane monooxygenase hydroxylase/oxygenase subunit alpha, translated as MTLTLNKITSQRGISVGEATKKISDLGWNPSYVQEAATFPTDYKITKAPRDPMKQVLRSYFPMEEEKDNRVYGALDAALRGDMFRNVEPRWIEWMKLFLAIIPFPEISAARSMAMVARLSPGEDLRTGFTMQMVDEFRHSTIQMNLKKWYMENYIDPAGFDITEEAFGKCYATTIGRQFGEGFITGDTMTAACMYLTVVAETAFTNTLFVAMPSEAARNGDYALPTVFLSVQSDESRHIGNGHSLLMAALKEPENHLLLERDLRYAFWQNHAIVDAAIGTFIEYGTTNRDKEKESYAEMWHRWIFEDYYRTYMLPLEKYGVKVHHDDVQEAWKRITEKNYVHKVAQFFAVGWPVNFWRIEAQTEKDFEWFEHKYPGWYAEFGEFWKWYAKLSKPGEKVVTFNEDTGYVYPHRCWSCLVPCLIREDMVVDEIDGELHTFAHELDRWTAVEAFSDEFQGRPTPAMGKFSGKREWETVYDGWDLADAIKDLNFVRDDGETLIPQPHLRFDNKDMWKLEHVRGHTLASPLKALRGMSESDREAHIAEYRAGFTINPCN; from the coding sequence ATGACTTTGACGCTAAATAAAATCACGTCCCAGCGTGGTATCTCGGTAGGGGAGGCCACCAAGAAGATCTCCGATCTCGGATGGAATCCGTCCTACGTTCAGGAAGCAGCTACCTTCCCGACCGACTATAAAATCACCAAAGCACCTCGCGATCCTATGAAGCAGGTTCTGCGCTCTTACTTCCCGATGGAAGAAGAGAAGGACAACCGTGTTTACGGCGCGCTGGATGCGGCACTTCGTGGCGATATGTTCCGCAACGTGGAACCGCGCTGGATCGAATGGATGAAGCTGTTCCTGGCAATCATCCCATTCCCCGAAATCTCGGCGGCGCGGTCGATGGCTATGGTTGCACGCCTGTCACCGGGTGAGGACCTGCGCACCGGCTTCACCATGCAGATGGTTGATGAATTCCGTCACTCCACAATTCAGATGAACCTGAAGAAGTGGTACATGGAGAACTACATCGATCCGGCGGGCTTCGACATTACCGAAGAAGCTTTTGGCAAGTGTTATGCCACCACCATCGGCCGTCAGTTCGGCGAAGGGTTCATCACCGGGGACACCATGACCGCGGCCTGCATGTACCTGACCGTGGTAGCCGAAACCGCCTTCACCAATACGCTCTTTGTGGCGATGCCTTCGGAAGCGGCACGGAACGGTGACTACGCACTGCCGACCGTGTTCCTGTCGGTTCAGTCGGACGAAAGCCGTCACATTGGCAATGGTCACTCGCTTCTGATGGCCGCGCTGAAAGAGCCGGAGAACCACCTGCTGCTGGAGCGCGACCTGCGTTATGCTTTCTGGCAGAACCATGCCATCGTTGATGCCGCCATCGGTACGTTCATCGAATACGGCACCACGAACCGCGACAAGGAAAAGGAATCCTACGCGGAGATGTGGCATCGCTGGATCTTTGAAGACTACTACCGGACCTACATGCTTCCGCTCGAAAAATATGGCGTGAAGGTGCATCACGACGACGTTCAGGAAGCCTGGAAGCGGATCACCGAAAAGAACTACGTCCACAAGGTCGCACAGTTCTTTGCCGTCGGCTGGCCCGTTAACTTCTGGCGCATTGAAGCCCAGACCGAAAAGGACTTCGAGTGGTTCGAGCATAAATATCCGGGCTGGTACGCCGAGTTTGGCGAGTTCTGGAAGTGGTATGCGAAGCTGTCGAAGCCGGGCGAAAAGGTTGTCACCTTTAATGAGGACACCGGTTACGTCTATCCGCATCGCTGCTGGTCGTGCCTCGTGCCTTGCCTGATCCGTGAGGACATGGTGGTCGATGAGATCGATGGTGAGCTGCATACCTTTGCTCATGAACTGGATCGTTGGACTGCGGTCGAGGCCTTCTCTGACGAGTTCCAGGGTCGTCCGACCCCGGCAATGGGCAAGTTCTCGGGCAAGCGTGAATGGGAAACCGTCTATGACGGCTGGGATCTGGCGGATGCCATTAAGGATCTCAACTTCGTCCGCGACGATGGTGAGACCCTGATCCCGCAGCCGCATCTGCGCTTCGACAACAAGGATATGTGGAAGCTGGAGCACGTCCGCGGCCACACCCTGGCGTCACCGCTCAAGGCGCTGCGCGGCATGTCCGAAAGCGACCGCGAGGCACACATCGCCGAGTACCGTGCAGGCTTCACCATCAATCCCTGCAACTGA
- a CDS encoding NADH:ubiquinone reductase (Na(+)-transporting) subunit F, giving the protein MTDTYKVRLEPVGVEFEVEDGEYILDAAFRQGIALPHGCKEGQCSACKCVQLDGESEMENYSTFALNDMEKDGGHILMCRSLALSDLDIELLNYDEEVLSKSIPVKQFTGRITDFQKLTHDIRGVQIELDTPLKFWAGQYVDITVKTEEGEEITRSFSMANPPSETQKLGFIIKKYPDGRFSNELDDGGIKAGAEVSIEGPYGMCFRREERQGPVILVGAGSGMSPVWSILNDQVTSGEDRPVYFYYGARTQDDLFKLDEINAITEAHPNVQFIPVLSHEDEGNGWAGARGFVHEYVDTHLRDLGVNGEGDVYACGPPPMIDALTPVLFMHDFDTDRIFFDKFTPTSGSSDH; this is encoded by the coding sequence ATGACAGACACCTACAAGGTGCGCCTTGAACCAGTCGGCGTGGAGTTCGAGGTCGAGGACGGCGAATACATCCTTGACGCTGCCTTTCGCCAGGGCATCGCGTTGCCGCACGGTTGCAAAGAGGGCCAATGCTCAGCCTGTAAATGCGTCCAGTTGGACGGCGAGTCCGAGATGGAAAACTACTCGACATTCGCACTCAACGATATGGAGAAGGACGGCGGCCATATTCTGATGTGCCGTTCGCTAGCTCTCAGCGATCTTGATATTGAGCTGCTGAATTACGACGAAGAAGTTCTATCCAAAAGTATCCCGGTCAAGCAGTTCACCGGCCGGATCACCGATTTTCAGAAGCTCACCCATGATATTCGCGGAGTCCAGATCGAACTGGATACGCCTTTGAAATTCTGGGCGGGTCAATATGTCGACATCACGGTCAAAACCGAAGAAGGGGAGGAGATTACACGCTCGTTCTCCATGGCAAATCCGCCGAGCGAAACCCAAAAACTCGGCTTCATCATCAAAAAATACCCCGACGGACGCTTCAGCAACGAACTTGACGACGGAGGTATCAAGGCCGGAGCAGAAGTCAGCATCGAAGGCCCCTACGGAATGTGCTTCCGACGGGAAGAACGACAAGGACCCGTGATCCTGGTCGGTGCCGGTTCGGGCATGTCGCCGGTGTGGTCAATCCTGAACGACCAAGTGACCAGTGGCGAAGATCGTCCGGTTTACTTCTACTATGGCGCTCGTACGCAGGACGACCTGTTCAAGCTTGATGAGATAAATGCCATCACCGAAGCACATCCCAATGTGCAGTTTATCCCTGTGCTTAGCCATGAGGATGAAGGCAATGGATGGGCTGGCGCACGTGGGTTCGTACACGAATACGTCGACACGCATCTGCGCGATCTGGGAGTTAACGGCGAGGGGGACGTTTATGCCTGTGGCCCGCCGCCGATGATTGATGCGCTGACACCAGTGCTGTTCATGCACGACTTCGATACCGACCGCATCTTCTTCGACAAGTTCACGCCCACGTCCGGTTCTTCGGACCACTGA